The following proteins come from a genomic window of Paenibacillus antri:
- a CDS encoding TerC family protein: MESLWLEYAWALLILIGLEGLLSADNALVLAVIAKHLPDDQKKKAINYGIIMAFVFRFAALFAISFIANVWQVQAIGAAYLLYLGLKHIIQAKFGKKPEAHQKELKEESSGKGFWPTVGKIALADLAFAIDSILAAVAIALGLPDSPLGDFGGMDGGQFIVVVLGGIAGLVLIKYAATWFVKLLAQRPALETTAYAIVAWVGVKLAVITLAHEDIGVLDHHFPHSTGWTTVFYIVLVAIALLGWFAPSNKQAKATQS, from the coding sequence TTGGAGTCACTTTGGCTGGAGTACGCATGGGCATTACTGATTCTTATCGGGTTGGAGGGCTTGCTGTCCGCTGACAATGCGCTCGTGTTGGCGGTCATCGCGAAGCATCTGCCGGACGATCAGAAGAAGAAGGCGATCAATTACGGCATCATTATGGCCTTCGTTTTCCGCTTCGCCGCGCTGTTCGCGATTTCCTTCATCGCGAACGTCTGGCAGGTACAGGCGATCGGCGCTGCGTATCTGCTGTACCTTGGGTTAAAACACATCATTCAAGCGAAGTTCGGGAAGAAACCCGAGGCCCATCAGAAAGAACTAAAGGAAGAATCCTCGGGGAAAGGGTTTTGGCCTACGGTCGGCAAGATCGCGCTGGCCGATCTCGCCTTCGCGATCGATTCCATTCTCGCCGCGGTTGCGATTGCCCTCGGTCTTCCGGACTCGCCGCTGGGCGATTTCGGCGGCATGGACGGAGGTCAGTTTATCGTCGTCGTGCTTGGCGGCATCGCCGGGTTGGTCTTAATCAAGTATGCGGCCACTTGGTTCGTAAAGCTGCTTGCACAACGTCCGGCGCTGGAGACGACGGCTTACGCGATCGTGGCTTGGGTCGGGGTGAAGCTGGCCGTCATTACGCTCGCCCACGAGGATATCGGGGTGTTGGATCACCATTTTCCGCATAGCACGGGTTGGACAACAGTCTTCTATATCGTCTTAGTCGCGATCGCCCTGCTCGGTTGGTTCGCGCCCAGCAACAAGCAGGCTAAGGCGACCCAATCGTAA
- a CDS encoding NHLP leader peptide family RiPP precursor yields MSMDSLKVKIIQKAWEDPQFKAQLLADPKSALEASFGLKLPEGIELKAVEETPTQFYLVLPPNPADLKSVDGSDEVQYVWS; encoded by the coding sequence ATGTCTATGGACTCATTGAAAGTGAAAATTATCCAGAAAGCATGGGAAGATCCGCAGTTCAAGGCGCAGCTGTTGGCCGATCCGAAGAGCGCGCTGGAAGCTTCGTTCGGCCTCAAGCTCCCGGAGGGCATCGAGCTTAAAGCGGTAGAGGAGACGCCGACGCAATTTTATTTGGTCCTGCCGCCCAACCCGGCCGATCTGAAGAGCGTCGACGGGTCGGACGAAGTGCAGTATGTGTGGAGCTAG